ACTAAGCTACTGCCTTCCTGTTCGAGGCGGGGGTTTCTCCTTCACTAGTTACCTCCCCAGAAGGGTGGGACACCACTGAGTAAGATGTACAGTATCACTCCAGCACTCCAAATATCAGCTTCAGCACCATAGTTTCGACGCAGTACTTCAGGAGCCACGTAGTAGGCACTACCGACTAGGTCTCTGAACGACTCTCCTGAAATTAGACACCATCTGTGAGTATAAACCATCAGTTCTTTGCTAAGAAACAAAGCAGGGTGAGATCATTTTTGAGGTTTTCTTATGAACTTCTCAGAAGCATACATATCTAGTAGGCACTACCGACTAGGTCTCTTCACAAGTTTCAAATTTTAACATTACACACAATTAAACAACTCCTCAATGATCTCCTTCCCGCCCAATTTCTCAGAGATCTCAaactgaaaagaaaaacaatactATTTCTCACATCTATAACAAATTGAATCAGCATATCGAACATTACTCCAATCAATAAATGGCTTCCACACTAATCCCATCAacataaacatttcattcaaAAACCTAATTAATGACCACGAGATTATTACCCGGCTTGAAAAACGCAGACAAGCCGAAATCTGTAGCCTTGAGCGGCGAATCCTCATCCTTACTCAAAAACAAGAAATTCTCAGGCTTCAAATCCCTATGCATGACCCCCATCGAGTGGCAAGCATGCACCACCGTCACAATCTGGCGGCACAGCCCCGCCGCGGCGCGCTCCGAGTAATGCCCCTTGGCGATAATCCGATCGAAGAGCTCGCCGCCGGCGCACAATTCCATCACCAAATGCACGCTGTGGCGATCCTCGAAGCTCTCCTTGAGCTCGACGATGTTGCGGTGGCCGGTGAGGTGGTGCATGATCTGGACCTCGCGGCGGACGTCGGCGACGTCGTCGGGGCTGATGAGCTTGCGCGTGGCGATTGACTTGCACGCGAAGTTCTGGCGCGTGGCGCGGTGGGTCACCAGATGGGTCACGCCGAACTGGCCCCGCCCCAGCTCCCGCCCGAAAATGTACACGGAGTGGACATCGGACATCGGCCGGCCCAGGACGCGGCCGATGCCTGTCGGGAGAGGCCGGCGGGGCGGGGGCGGCGTATCGGCGGGGACGACGTTGATGCTGGGTTGCTGCCCTCCGCCGCCGTTGGGTGGGGGATTGGcgccggtggtggtggtggtggtggtgttgCAGTTACCCATTTTTGAATTTGGGATTTTTATGTTACGACTGTGTGAAGTCAAAGTGTTTAGAGACAGAAGAAGGGAATTTATACTTATATATGTGTCTCAATTTTCTTCAACCTTTCGTGTGTAGATATATACATGGAGATTTTGATCTTTTACTTTTCTTAGATTTGGTAATATAGACTCGCGTTCAAGGCCCTTCTAATGTTTTGATTTTGTATTGACCACtgttttaaatttgtttattattaCATACTCAATAATACATTTATTTTGTTGTTGGATAAAGTTGACACTGTTTTAAATTTGATTATTACATAATACAATTGTTTTGGTGTTGGATAAAGTTGACCTCACATCGCATGGGTTCAATTGATTTTTTACAAAATAAGAGTAGTAAATTTACCGAATCCAAAGGCCAATTTCCAGTTCAACTTCAAATCACGAGTGGTGGCTAAAGTTTTTGTGTCCACAGCTCACAAGTATTTATAACATATAGTTGTAGGTCACATGTCAATTTAGGGGAACTATTTCCTCTGCCAAAGTATTAGAGGAATAGGAATTCGAAGGCATGGACGATGAAgtgcagtctgttggtaagacgcttcccctccaactaataggtcgggggttcgagtcaccttaggagctagagtgtgagtgggttttttcctttctttggttgtaacaaattttaaaaaaaataaaggaatTCGAAGGCATTCACAAATACTTTTCATGTTTCTTTGTTAGTTGTAGAAAAAAATAATCGAAgggattattattttaattatgattcaAATATGATAATATTAGTACAaaaacagtcctaaaacgtGAGAAATtgtcaaattttatgttttttgaaTTAGTAACTAGGGTTGTCGATTGGTTCGGGTCGATTACCcatacccgaattttcggttacccaaACCCGAAATTGTCATATTTCACTTACCGTTCCCAaaccgttttaggtgttcggttacccatacccgaattttcggttacccgaacccgaaattgccatatttcactaaccgttcccaaaccgttttaggtgttcggttacccaataaccgcttcggttacccgattcggttatttgggtatctgaaatactcatttaaaaaattaaaattaaaattcaaataatttgctagataAAGGATTTGAACCTTAGTCTCTAGAAAATACAGTAAGCAATTTATCCACTAGACTAAAGCTTATTCttatacttttaatatattataattttattttagctaagactcgatttttttagaaaaataaataaattaatgaattaataattaaaaaatataatatatatatatttattaaataatttattaaataattttcggttatttcggttaacccgtttcggttattgggttaaccgatacccaaaatttttctaaaaatgatacccgaaaccgaaccgttaaccaaaaaattcggttattggatacccaaacccgaaaatttcggttcgattaacggattatccaaaaACCCAATAACCAATTAGATAGCCCTATTAGTAACCAAATATTATGTTCCTTTTCCAAAATAACTATAAACTATTTCAAAAGTGCTCTCATATTAGTATCTAaggttttataaatttaattatacttTCAAGTCGAAATTAAAATTCCATGTTGGTCATATATGTGTTTTATAGATTACTAGTGcgcaacccgtcgaaattcgacgggaaattattttaacttattatataaattatttttaaatttatttaatttaaggtaatatagttgaaattatattaatttgaatcatatttctcaattaaatgttaaccttttgttagaataataaatattttttttatgtagatttttatttaatcatattttgaaaaatgtatcgatattgaaaattttatttcatctgagcatcatctcgtctgaaccttgtaggatcatatcataatctgtagtgacccgctcttttatatatttttaaatccagtaatgcgtGTTTAttattgttcatcagtgaatgaaaccagttattatcctgatatgaattcagctgatgatcctgaatttatattgttaaagcagtaaatgatattatttcagagttataactgacttagcaaagtcacgttatttatttaagcgagatggaattaaattttatttttactcaagtcgtggattattttcgacccgtgagttaattaaatctgcggatttaatttttatattaaaacaacgaacgaattaaatctacggatttaatttagattcattttataacttatagattttagcgagatatcacatgtcgaaatcgagatttatgtaaatacagtatcaagcagaatcgaagccagtattttattacagttacagaatcaccgagatatagaaaatacatcattaattcttctctacatttttttttatttctttttcttccatCAACTTTTGTTCCCCAACTTCTCCACACCATTATCATcacttttccccaccactttcaccaccattttccccaccactcaATTATGCAGCAACACAAATTTGTTCCAGCCATCAAGTCTCTTCTTCCCTCACTAAAACGTGCTGAAGAAGctgagaaagggagagagagtttcctccaactccaaacTGTACCTTGAAGAGGTAAGCCTTGAAGCAAATCCTTTCAACTTCTTGTTTAGCCTACAATTATTAAGAAGAACAATATACAATTcaatttcagattttttttcaacaaattcCTCAGCTTAACCCAGTTCAAACACATTACAAGGTAAATACTAAACTCCCTTATTTCAATTCCAGTTCACGCATCATCCATCAAACACACTTTGGATAAAGAATACAAAGTAGAAGATGAGTATATTTTGCATAATGGACATAGCAATCAACCAAAGTCAGTTTTATGTGTTATTCATGACGAAATAGAAACAAAACCAATATGTGAGAATGAACATAGCAGCATGTAGAACCAGCAACATATAACCTTTAACAGATTTTGACCTTCACACCATAGCTTTACCATCTCACAATTGATAAACCATGTACATAAAATACCTCAGACAATTCATACCATACGTAGTAGTTGTAAAGTGAGAGTAGGGAACTTAACTTCTGAGAGGGAATGGGCAACTGCCCTGCTCAGTGAACCAAGGGCGACGGCAGAGCTTTCACCGGCGTCGGAGGGGCGCACGTACAGACCTCAGCGGTTCTGCTCGCCGGTTGCTCagtcacggcgacggcggctccgggagaggcggctgccggactCTTGCTGTTAACAGCAGCGGCTGGCGGCGGCGCTCCCAAGCTGCGACGTCCGGCGATAGAACTCCAAGCCGCGACCCGGCGAAACAGCAGTTGTAGTTGGAGGCGTGGCTCGAACCTTCGACTCCGAAAATAGCAGCAACGGCGGACCTCTGCTCGGCGGAAATTGAGCACAGTGACGGGCGCTCACGGATCTCCAGAAATGCCGTCGCGAGTttgcttcgccggagaagaagttATAACAACAGCGGTGTCGGGACTCGGAGAATCGACGGAGGCGGCCGAGACCAGAACGCGGCAACGATTTCCAGAAGTTAGGGCTCCTCTTTGTTTCCTTCAACAGATATGGGAGAGAGAGAACTTCGGAGGAGGAATTGAGGACGAGGTTGGACGGAGCTGCTTCCAGTCGACGACCGCCTGCCGGATTCTGGAGCGGCGGCGGCACCCGCCTCGGCTGAAGGTAGAGCGAGATGGAGAGAGGCGTGCGTGATAGCAGAGCGTGTTTGCttagagagaagagaagaacaGGAGGCGTCGGACCTTGGCGTGGCAGAAGCTGactcgccggatttcggagcggcgacggcggcgcctCGGCTGGAACGAGAggaagaaatagagagagagagagctcgactgttttgttagaaagagagagagatgagaattaaaagatagagagagagaaccgagatgtTGGGGGGAAAGAATTTGGGCTTCTCCCCTTATTTGTGaaaattgggcctaatttaattatttccttgggctttagtttaatgggcttattatttaattgagttgggccgattttaattactgattgggcctctgattttatttatatgggccgattttatttactgattgggcctctgaatttatttattttactcagatgagcttttattacattatttcattgggccgaatttatttaaattgaagcccatctattttattttaattgggctgttatattatctacgttgggcctcgtttgatttatgtaattgagcccagctaatcaaataattatttattgggccaagatttatttaattacttgagccgatgaattatttcaattgggcctctcatgttaattattcaagcccacttttacttaattattaggttgccttatgttgagccttttaattatttaatcttataacattacttattcctatttattaagccgattaattatgaggttataaagcgaataagctgaagtatttatttattttctattgactacgaggagcggggatttaattgacggattagaacaccccgaagagaacggattaatttttgttaattatccggcttcatgagacgagacttagcttttgtttaaatccgatagcctggattaacaatagaaattccctgattattatctcagaataatagttcatgcatacgagattcatgcatagtttaattacgcattctcatttaattgagaattttccctcgatttaaagtcttacgttattttctcggattaaaggtcgagcgcaagaataagagctcgtcaaggagtcactaatctgtagcaaagctttgctatcaggtgggttactttcatatatatcaaatgagtttaatgttatgtttgaacagatatttcattgcaaaatctttgaactgaaaattatttcaactgttgtcttgccataaatgtttcaatgtttggtatgatatctatctgatgtggctttgccagttattatgaaatcgaattcgggtcctgagcagttgatagctatcctgccagggctagtgtacaccagtgaccgtgagtcatctagcgggttggccggtcaagtgtccgtgagaggtggccacctctccggcacacagttccagatatgatagattacaagagaacttagtctgcagacgaactttaagaatcacaaatgaatttagtaagcttgggcctttttagcgaaaaactcccttgctgtactgtttatgatggcatgacaatttacaactttacgaagcatgttatatttcatagtaggcatatgtgcccactgagtacttttgtactcagccctgcatatatttctaaatgtgcaggttgagcagctgccgatggtgatgaagtgacgagcgggactcttttgtcttattatgtattaatgaactctagggttacatgtcttcatacatgtaatcagaactttattccgctgcgtactcagaagttttatgttattttggataagtcggagttatccgaacttactagttatttgagtctatacgactaaaactccgttatattataaatatccctgttgttaacaatgatactgcgatcctttcttgtttgattattcccctttctaccccgcttctaatctccctccattagtcacggtttccccggcttaattatccttaattatgttcggtcgtgacagagtggtattagagcagttcatttgctctgaaccctagagttagcccatttttctagtatgatcactagtatatatgagtcagtcaaccaaagctcatcacttcatcacatcgtcatgctcagcaagatagaatgtggtaatgattttaaaatattgagaagttcacgttttatatgaatgtactgatgcttacattcaagttttatactttattgattgattagatatctcaatgaacttagatgcgttaagaatgcatgatcactgttacgagcagaacaatagaagctagaaactcagttatatttcactatagccatggtgaagagctaagaaagaggaagagaatccaatgaaagcagtgcaagcagagtgccacgcacgaatcactgaagcaggcatagttcttcattcaggttgttcacgcgtgacagaacaccgaatcgactattgccttaattgatgatagatcacgtgagtcattgctcgtagcgacgagtgtgacttatgtaatcagctagctatcgcataatgagctaagactcattactaactctcgattatcaccagttatggcatgaagagaaccttcatgatttatgtttgaACTTCAGAGTCGGACTCATATGCAGTTATAAcactttgtgtatgatgttatagcatcgcgattagaactgccagcttacagtttcagatattcagaacctttatgattacaattacctattatattacacgtgagcatgatttagaatccctattgattacgatcacctactacaaatcgaaaggaggataggtgccatgggtaactagaagttaccaaccattatgattgactagAAAAATCTATACAAGTGCGTAAGACGGGAGGAGTTCCTGAAGATGGTTTGGAGTTTAACAAGAGTTAGAAATATCGACAATGGTTCGATGTTAAAGTTAAGAGattgagattatgatgagagaCTAAGCAGGTTAAGTATGCATACCTTAGTCGATCAGAGACATTCCCCAGTTAGAACATTTTAGACCAAACATTCAGTTTAGTAGCCAGAATGCAAGCAtggactaaggtcattccatgacttagaaTTACACATggggacacataccctataaaggtactcagatgagcaaaagctatttccttattgaatgcgtgatgattcagaaggtcttttgcaataacacggaagagtgcttcaaattatatggttgcatttcaagagctatgtgaaggaacactaagcactagaagtactacagtaagatcatatagaggaacattgttgagtaaggtcgagcctaccttatttcacctatagaagatgttaaggattgcattaaactaggaggcagactccaagtttgagaagctctagaatattctcaaggacatgttcaagatattaagaagaaagtagtgattttagaccaaatataccttttgcagccaaggaataAGAGTttccaagttcggaaaagtatttccgagtgagaGAGAAGTAGTtatgtcggacctggccagtccacatggccaaaatctcagtagtcgtcatatatgggtctttaaacctatatattttaaaccttcatctgaaaagccaaacgggttcagactattaggtcatttcgtttcgacctttcagtcaattcatttctaccctatggttattcattttcaattatttggcaaattattgaaacactttgcctaattgccatttgtgatttgaatcattgcgatatACTAGctattggtagattttctgtgacccaaggacaagcagatactcatcagattaaatcagtcaaacacgtatgcttcaatccaagggtcaagcacgtaatgcatacagacattctcttgtgcatttagtaggacgttatttgtgtatttcaaaaacgatgatcatttcgatgcttt
The genomic region above belongs to Salvia miltiorrhiza cultivar Shanhuang (shh) chromosome 5, IMPLAD_Smil_shh, whole genome shotgun sequence and contains:
- the LOC131024668 gene encoding calcium-dependent protein kinase 1-like; translation: MGNCNTTTTTTTGANPPPNGGGGQQPSINVVPADTPPPPRRPLPTGIGRVLGRPMSDVHSVYIFGRELGRGQFGVTHLVTHRATRQNFACKSIATRKLISPDDVADVRREVQIMHHLTGHRNIVELKESFEDRHSVHLVMELCAGGELFDRIIAKGHYSERAAAGLCRQIVTVVHACHSMGVMHRDLKPENFLFLSKDEDSPLKATDFGLSAFFKPGESFRDLVGSAYYVAPEVLRRNYGAEADIWSAGVILYILLSGVPPFWGENEQGIFDSVLRGHLDFVSDPWPSISSSAKDLVKKMLLADPKARLTAIEVLNHPWMREDGDASDKPLDIAVLSRMKQFRAMNKLKKLALKVIAENLSEEEIMGLKEMFKSMDTDNSGTITYEELKAGLPKLGTKLSESEVRQYMEAADVDGNGTIDYIEFITATMHMNRMEREDLLYKAFEYFDKDKSGYITVEELEQALKQYNMGDAKTIKEILAEVDTDNDGKINYDEFVAMMKKGNPDIVGTRRRK